Within Pseudorca crassidens isolate mPseCra1 chromosome 8, mPseCra1.hap1, whole genome shotgun sequence, the genomic segment aagttattaaaaaaaatgtgtgtgttctgactgcccCACGGACTggcccatctctctccctctcctcgggCCTCTTTATTCCCTGAGATAGAACAATACTGAAATTAGGCCGCTTAATAACCCTACATTattaagtgttcaagtgaaaggaagagtcacacatcgctcactttaaatcaaaagctagaaatgattaagcttagtgaggaaggcacaTGGAAAGCTGAGACAGGCTGAAAAGCGAGGCCGCTTGTgtcagttagccaagttgtgaatgcaaaggaaaagttcttgaaggaaattaaagtgcTACTcggtgaacacacaaatgataagaaagtaaAACAGCCTTACTGCTGATACAAAGCAAGTTTTAGTGGTCTAGAGAGAAGATTAAACCAGCCACAACATcgccttaagccaaagcctaatgcAGAGCAAGGTCCTAACTCTTTTCAATGCTATGAAGCCTGAGACgtgtgaggaagctgcagaagaaaagtgtgAAGCCAGCAGAGCACAGTTTATGAGGCCGaaggaaagaagccgtctccTAAACATAAATGTGCAAGGTGCATCAGCAAGTGAtggtgtagaagctgcagcaagttctCCAGacctagctaagataattaatgaaggtggctatactaaacaacagattttcaatataGACAAAACAGCCTAATATTGGAGAAAGATATCTTCTAGGACTTTCGTAGCTAGAGAGGAAaatcaatgcctggcttcaaagtttCAAAGGACAAGCTGAGTCTCTGTTGGGAGCTAAATGCAGCTGGTGACTATAAGTTGAAACCCCTgttcatttaccattccaaaaatcctagggcccttaacaATTATGCTAAATcaactctgcctgtgctctagaaaTGGAACATCAAAGCCTGGGTGACAGCACAGCTGTTTACAACAtgatttaccaaatattttaagcccactattgagacctactgctcaggaaaaaagattcctttcaaaatattactgctcattgacaatgcacttggtcacccaagagctctgaagGAGATATATAAggcatgttgttttcatgcctgctaacacaatatCCATTTTGCAGCctatggatcaaggagtaatttcgacttttaagtcttattatttaagaaataccttTCATAAGACTATAGTTGCTATacatagtgattcctctgatggatctgggcaaagtaaattgcaAATCTTTTGGAAAGGATTTATCCTTCTAGATGCCAcaaagaacattcatgattcatgggaagaagcTGAAATATCAAtgttaacaggagtttggaagttgattccaaccttcatggatgactttgaggggttcaagacttcagtggaggaagtaactgcagatgtggtagaaacagcaagagaactagaattcgAAGTGGAGCCTTGAGGgtgtgactgaattgctgtaaccccatgataaaactttaacagatgaggagttgcttcttacggATGAGCAAAGACAGTGGTTTCTCCAGATGAAATATACTCCTGCTGATGCCATttagattgttgaaatgacaacaaaggatttagaatattacataaacttggttgataaagcagtggcagggctCAAGAGGACTGACTCCAAATTTGAAAGAAGtgctactgtgggtaaaatgctattaaacagcattgcatgctacagagaaacgACTCCTGAAGAGTCAACTGATGCAGCAAACtgcactgttgtcttattttaagaaattgccacatgCCAACCTTCAGTAACCACCACGCTGATCAGTCAGCAACCATGAACAAGGAGCCAAGACCCTCCACCAAGCAGAAAGATTACAACTTGCTCCAGGCTCAGAAAATGATTAGCAATTTTAGccagagtatttttaattaaggtttgtacattgttttttaagacttaatgctactgcacacttaacacACTACAGtacagtataaacataacttttatatgcactgagaaaccaaaaaaatcgTGACTTCCTTTACTGTGATACTTGCTTTATTGCAGCAGTCTGAAACCAAACCCAAAATATCCCCAAGGTATGCctgttattaataatttttgctATAAAGGtgttacaggggcttccctggtggcgcagtggttgagagtccgcctgacgatgcaggggacacgggttcgtgccccggtccgggaagatcccacatgccgccgagcggctgggcccgtgagctatggccgctgagcctgcgcgtccggagcctgtgctccgcaacgggagaggccacaacagtgagaggcccgcgtaccgcaaaaaaaaaaaaaaaggtgttacatatcttttatatatttagtcCTAGGTATTATGGTTTTTGTTGAGATTGTTAACGGTATCTTAAAAGTAATGATCTCATGAATTCATTTAGTAAtctgaaaaaatgctcaatatgtAAGCttatagagaaaaacataaaacctcaATTTCAACAAAACACTAATCAAATAATGTGTACCCTACTTAGGTTTTTATATCTTCTCCTTCCAACGTGTCCTCCTTCCTTCTTACACTCAACACAAACTTCAACACGTTAGCGTTAAATTCTGCCATTTAAGTCCCTGCCAACCATCATTTCAACCATTCAGAATCTTAAATCTTTTCAAACACTTGTTCTAAATTCAGTAACTATAATGTAAAACTGGCTGAACTAGTTAACATGCATTGCCGGCCCCAGACCAACTTCGATCCTATCTCTCATCCGCCCGTCTCACGCACAGGCGCCCCCGGCCCAGACTCCGCCAGTTCCACGATCGGCTTTGTTTAGGGCTTTGGACACGCACGAGCCCAAGGGTCGGCGTTCACCGGCTCAGTCCAGGGTCCAGACCCCACCGCAGGCGCTAAGCGCGACCCTCAGACCCCGCCCCACCCGTCCGCCTCCGCCCCGGGAGGATCCCAGGATGCCGGCCCGCCGAGCCGGAACCCGAGGACCCTCCCAGATCCCCGAGCCGGGCGTCCGCGCGGGGAGCCCCTCTTACCGGAGCCGGCTCGGCCATGGGCCCTCGCGGTCCCACCTGGCCCCGGACCGGGTTACAGCCAAGCCAGGAGTCCCTGCTGCCCGCGGCACCTTCCCAGCGGCAGCGGCGACCGCGGCCTCCCACCCCGCCGCTGCTCGCCGACCTGCAGGCCCAGCGCAGGCGCGGTGCACGCTGGGACTCGCGGCCGCTCTGCCCCACAGCGGCCCCTGCGGCCTGGAGGAGCGAGCGCTGTCTGCAGTGGCAGCCCGCGCCGTGCAGACCGGTGTCAGTCGCAAGCCGCAGCCGTCCGGGGGTGACCGATCCTCGCACTCTCTTGGGGGACCCAGAGGAGGGAGACGGAGATGCAGACGGAAAGAGGGGGAAATGCAGCGTCAACTGCAAATGGATGGATAGTATACTCGCTATTAACTGAGATAGAAACAATGAGAGGGAGTACAGGGGTTTGATTCCTCCCCAAAGCCAACCCCAGTCAAGGATTAGGTTCAAGGGGTCATCTGTGAGGTGATCTCAGGAACCAAGTCAGGGAGGTGAGAAATCAAGGGGCATTAAGCATTAACGAGCAGGTCCCCCCGTCGGCAACTGGGAGTCCATTCTGCTGGGGACTCAGAGGGTGCAGATCATCCCTCAGAATGGTCCTGCCAAGGGTGAGGAGGCTGGGTATTCATCCTCAGGAAGTCAGGCAGAGTCATGACATCGCTTTCCCCATGGACTTACATTAGGAACATGACTCATAGTCTATAAAATTCAAGAAATGGTCTATAACCTAAATATGaaatggatctttttttttttgcggtacgcgggcctctcactgccgtggcctctcccgttgcggagcacaggctccggacgcgcaggctcagcggccatggctcacgggcccagccgctccgcggcacgtcggatcctcccggaccggggcacagaaccgtgtcccctgcatcgtcaggcggactcttaaccactgcgccaccagggaagccctgaaatggaTCTTAAATTTACTCTGCCTTTCACTCTTAAGCAGCCAGTATGGTTGAACTGCTTAGATATATGTAATTGCTATCCCTAACTTAAAGGTTTTCTTAAGGAacaatactgtatatatacaatttagcaacaataaagcaaattttaaaagaagtgaaaGTTGTCCATAATTCTGGTATTCTAATGTAAATGCTCGATTTTGCTTCATATAGACTTCCAGTCTCTGTCCACAGACATGTTCTTTTTATATGGTTCTGAGACACacataattttttgtctttttatctttcacTTACCATACCAAGGTTTTCCATATTTCTCATAATCTCataattatacttttaaatggCTGCAATTTAAGGTAGTGTATTaatctgctagggctgccataccAAAGTACCATGGACTGTTTAACCGcgggttaaacaacagaaattaattttctcacagttctggaggccagaattccaagatcaaggtgtcagcagtgttTGTTTCCTCTGAGGACTCTCTCCtcggcttgcagatggctgcgcTTCTCCCTGTGACCTCCCATGGTTGTCCCTCAGTCTGGGTGTTCTCGGTCCCaatctcctcttataaggacacctgtcacattggattagggctgACCCATAACACCttgttttaccttaattacctttttaaaggccctatctctaaatatagtcacattctgaggtactggggggtcaggacttcaacaaatgaattttgggggacttccctggtggtccagtggctaagactgcgctcccagtgcagggggcctcaGGCTTGattcctggtcaaggaactagatcccacgtgccacaaccagaAAGATTCCTcataccacaactaaaagatcccacatgctgaagcaaagatcccgcgtgctgcaactaagacctggtgcagtcaaataaataaatttttttaaagaatttttggaAACACAATTAAGCCCGTAACAGGTAGGGTAGTGTGAAGTATTTAGCGgcagtttaaaaattttgtggCCATAAATAATATTGcttgaatatttttatacacaCAGTCTTAAGATACAAAAAGTAGAAAGTGCAAAGGATAGACCAATACATTAAattagattaaaatttaaaactttgccGAAAGGGAAAACCCTGCAACCTAgcatactctacccagcaagattatcctTTAGAATTGAAAGAAAgttaaagaacttctcagacaagcaaaaactgagttCATCAgcactaaacctaccctaaaagaaatgttaaagggtcctctttaagtggaaaagaagagtCTATAACAAGAAGCAATAATctagaggaaaggaaaaatcccaccagtaaagacaaatatatagtataggctgaggatcaaccacttaagctagtatgaagattaaaagacaaaaaaatgtaaaattgactataactacaataatcagtaaagggataaacatgaagtaGTAGAagatgacatcaaaaacacaagatGTGGGGAAGGCGAGGAAAAGTggagatcttttagaatgtgtttgaacttaaatgactacctgGTTAAAACAAATAGATATTATTATAGGTAAACATATATGACTCCTgtgtaaccacaaatcaaaaacctacaataattacacaaaaaaggagagagaatgggacacaagcataccactaaagaaaatcatcaaaccacaagggaagaaactaaacGGAGAACAGAAGAACAGAGAACTACAAAAGCAACTGTAAAACAAGTaacaaatggcaataagtacatacttatcaataattacttcaaatgtcaatggactaaatgctccaatcaaaagacatcgGGTAGCTGATTGGACAAAAATAACAAGACtcatctatatgctgcttacaagagactaaCCTCAAAGCTAAAgaaacacacagactgaaagtgaggagatggaaaaagatatttcaagcaaatggaaatgacaagaaagcagcgGTAGCAAtaccaatatcagaaaaaatatactttcaaaccaagtctgtaacaaaagacaaagaagggtatTATATGATggtaaagggatcaatacaagaagaggatatgacacttgttaacatatatgcacccaatacaggagcacctaaatatataaagcaaatattaacagacatagagggagaaattaacagtaatacaataatagtaagggattttaacaccccacttgcatCAACGGACAGAAGATCtggagatgctcaacatcgctaattatgaGAGacaggcaaatcaaaaccacaatgagatatcacctcacacctgtcagaatggctatcatccaaaagtctacaaatagcaaatgttggtgaggatgtggaaaaaaggaaaaccttttatgctgttggtaggaatggaaatcggtgcagccactgtggaaaacagtatggagattcctcaaaaaaaactaaaaatagaactaccatataatccagcagttccactattgggtatatatcagaagaaaatgaaaacactaattggagaagatacatgaaccccaatgttcacagcagcactatttacaatagccaagatacggaagcagtgtaagtgtccatcaacagaaaaatggataaagaagaagtgatacacacccacacaccccccccacacacacactgtaatgttactcagccataaaaaagaatgaaaatctgccatttgcagcagtgtggatggacctagcgggtattatgcttagtgaaataagtcaggcagagaaagacgaatactctCTATattatcactcatatgtggaatctaaaaagtaaaataaatgaatgatataacaaaacagaaaaggactcacagatatagggaacaaactagtggttaccagtgtgaagaggggagaggggaggggcacgATAAGggaaagggattaagaggtacaaactactatgtataaaataaataagcaacaagcatATATTGTACAggacagggaaatatagccattaacttgtaataactttaaatggagtataacctataaaaatattgaatcactatgctgtacacctgaaactaatataatattgtaaatgaactgtacttcaatttaaaaacaaaatttaaaacttgagaTCAAAAGACATGATAGAGTAACCAAAACTAGGTCACagattgggaaaaaatatttacaacacgGAATAGCAtctaaataaacataaataactgCTAAAAATCATAGACTGCCCTAGAGGAAAATGTGCAAAATTATGAattcacagaaaggaaaaaaaaaaaaaaccgaataGGTGCTAAACACACGACAATGTTCCATCTCATTGTTAGTCAGGCAAATGCAATATCTGTTTATGAAAATGCACATACCCTATTATCCAGCAATTCTTATCTCAGAGCTATTTTTGCATATCAAAGAGCCATATCCTAGAATCTCTAAAGCAGCAccgttttaaaagtaaaaacaggaaaataatttaaatgtccaATCACCCAGAGGATGGATATCTTGTGGGACTCAGTTCATGTATGTGTGAGATGTGTGCAGTTAACTATTCCTGTCCAGCTGttttgcagtggcctctcctgggATCCTCAAATCCACAATCAAGTACTGTCAGCGGTTCAGTGCTTCTCCACCACGGTGTTGTTGGGTATATCACAGATCCACGCATTAAGCCAGAGAATGTCTTGGTTTGGATGGAGAAAATGTAAAACCAAGATCAAATCCATGCCCTCCAGGGGGCATGGCAGGGGAAGCAGGGAAGGTTTCAGTTGAATGTGGGGAGTGCTATTAGAGAGAGGTATTTAGAGGATGCTATGAAGAGATGAGCACGTGCCCAAAATGTTCCTGGTGTTGAGAGTGAATGGTGGATATGAAGGAGTTCAGAAGAAGAGACAGGAAAGGCATTCCAGAGGAAGCAGTCATGAGGATATGATGCATTGGGGAAAGATGAAAGTCATCTGGTATGAGTGAAATTCATACTGTGAATAGGTAACAAGATTAGGCTGAAAAGGCAGGTCCAGTTCAGCTCAGAGGTTCTTTTATGTCATGTTAATgagtttgcatttatttttaaatttttatttattttttggctgcactgcgaggcacgtgggatccaaGTTCCCCtaacagggatggaacccatgtcccgcccccgcagtggaagcgcagagtcccaaccaccggaagtccctaatttatttttaatttttaaaaaattttattgaaatacagttgatttacaatgttgtgttagtttcaggtgtacagcaaagtgattcagatatatatatctgaatataaatatataatattcttttccattatagattattacaacaTACTTAGcgtacttccctgtgctatacagtaggtccttgttggctattttatattttaatcccaaactcctaatttatcctctcgctttggtaagcataagtttgttttctatgtccgtgagtatatttctgttttttaaatttgttttctatgtctgtgagtctatttctgttttttaaataagttcatttgtatcattttttagattccacatgtaagcaatatcatatgttgtctttctctgtctgacttacttcatatgataatctctaggtccatcaatgttgctgcaaatggcattacttcattcttttttatggctgagtaatagtccattgtgtatatataccacatcttctttatccattcatctgtcgatgtacacttaggtggcttccatgtcttggctattgtaagtagtacTGCTATAAaactggagtgcatgtatcttttcaaatgagatCTTTCTGGatatatacgcccaggagtggaatcgctGGATCACATAActctttttagttctttaaggaacttccataccgttctccgtagtggctgcaccaatttacattcccaccaacagtgtaggtgggtttctttttctccacacactctccagcatttattcgcagactttttaatcatggccattccgactggtgtgaggtggtacctcactgtagttttgatgtgcatttctctaatgattagcaatgttgagcatcttttcatgtgctatcctcatgtcttctttggagaaatgagttTTCACTTATAACAAAATTGGAaacttcttaaaaatatcttttgagaATAACATTAGAGTTGCATTTTAGAAAAACCAATTTGTCACAAGAGTGATAATGTATTACTGGAAAAAGCCAGAGGCAGGGAAATCTGTTAGgaaaaacacttgaaaaaaaaagtttttcgggcttccctagtggcgcagtggttgagagtccgcctgccgatgcaggggacacgggttcgtgccccggtccgggaagatcccacatgccacagagcggctgggcccgtgagccatggccgctgagcctgcgcgtccggagcctgtgctccacaacgggagaggccacaacagtgagaggcccgcatactgcaagaaaaaaaaaagtttttcaaaagTGAGCTTATATGGTGTCAGCAGAGATAGAGAAGGGCTTTTATTTGGGAGAAATTTAGTAGACTGGGTGTAGGAAAATCTAGGATCATTATCAAGTTTACAGCTCTGGAGATTAGTTGTAATTTTGACGTGAGAAAAACGGGAGTGTAAAGAAAAGAGGTATAGAGTGAGGGCTGGTACTGATCAGGAGTCTTATTCTGGGCGATCTGTGTTTGAGATGTCTGTGGAAGTCAGAAACAATCAGGAGGAATCTGGAAATATGAACATGGATTTATAGATTTAAAAGTCATCATCACCTcacagagaacagagaaaattgCTGCACAAGGTGTGGCTCAGGAGAGCCAGACAGGCGAATGGACAGGAACAGCTGGCTGTTGGATTTGGTGGGGGGCATGCTTCTTCCCCATTCTTGGCATTTCTCTCCATTTAGAGGAGGCTCCACCAGCACATCATTCCTAGTCTCTGCCTCCTCATTCACTTTGTTCAGGTCTAGGGCTATACCATCAGGTTCTCCAAAATTAATTCATTacggttaaatgaggtcacagggTTGGGGtactaatccaataggactggtgtccgtATTAAAGGAAGAACTACCAGAGATACCCCACCCCTACCCAGAAAAaagccacgtgaggacacagggggaaagtgacatctgcaagccaggaaaacaggccctcaccagacaccaaccttgctggcaccttgatcttggacttccagcctctagaactgtaagaaaataaatttctgtggttcaagccacccagtctgtggcattttcctatggcagccccagcagactAAAACACCCATAATGTAAGGAACTTCTGTCGCAAGAAACTTTATtacaaaaaagaggggaaaaaggcTAAAGGAGGAGCTCTAACCTGACTCTCACATCAGGATGACCAGCGCCTTCCACAAAAAGCTTGCCTTCCTCCAGTCTCTAGACGCTGTGCCTGGATTATCTGGAACCTTCGTCAAGGAGCCCTCACGGCCGCCTGCTCCATGctggccagtgtggctgaagcatGTTGGCTGTATTTTTCGTCCTGCCTCAGCCAGCGCCAACAGAGCCAATGGCCCCACCGCAGAGCTGTCACTGCTTTCTGAGTGGAGTGACCTCGAGACTGAAGGGCTGCTCCCTAGCGTGCATGGCAATGTGGGTGTTAAGCGCCCCCTGGTAGGTGAAGCCCCTTCCACACTCAGCACAAGAAAAAGGCCTCTCCCCGCGGTGACGGTGCAGATGGGTCTCCAGACTTCTCTTCTGGAGGAAGGTCTTGCCGCACTCGGGACACCCGAAGGGCTTCTCGCCGCTGTGCGTGTGCAGGTGCGCCTTCAAGCTTCCCCGGAGGCAGTAGCTCTTGCCGCACTCGGGGCACCGGAAGGGCTTCTCGCCGCTGTGGACGCGTACGTGCTCCGTGAGCCTGTACCGCTGAGCGAAGCTTCGGCCACACGTCGCACAGGAGAAGGGCTTCTGGCCGCTGTGCTGGAGCAGGTGGCTCTTCAGGTTCCCTCTGAGCCGGAAGCCCCTGTCGCACTCGGGGCACCCGAAGGGCTTCTCCCCGCTGTGGACCCTCGCGTGCTCGGCGAGATGGGACGGCTGAGCGTAGGCCTTGCCGCACTCGCCGCACGGGAAAGGCCGCTCGCCCGCGTGCTGCCGCCGGTGCAGATTCAGGGAGGGCTTCCAGGAGAAGCTCCGGCTGCACTCGGGTCACCGGAAGGGCTCGGCCCCGCCGTGGAGTCGCCGATGCTCGGCGAGGTGCGCGCGGCGGTGGAAGCCCCGGCCGCACTGGGCGCAGGAGAAGAGCTTCTCCTCAGTGTGGACCTGGAGGTGCCGCGTGAGCCCCGAGCGCCGCGGGAAGGTCCTCCCGCACTGCTCGCAGGGGAACGCCGTCTGCCTGGCGTGGACGCGGCGCTGGCGCGCGAGCTTTGAGGGCCGGGTGAACCCCCGGCCGCACTGCCCGCAGGAGAAGGGCTTCTCCTGGCTGTGCAGACGCTGGTGCGCCTTCATGGCGTTCCTCCAGCACAAGCTGCGGCCGCACTCTGGGCACCGGAAGGGCTTCCTCTCGCTGTGCCGACAGAGATGGGCCCGCAGGCTGCTCTTGCGGCGGAAGCTTCTCTGGCAGTCCGACCACCGGAAGGGCTTCTCCCCCGTGTGAACTCGGACGTGTTCGGT encodes:
- the ZNF425 gene encoding LOW QUALITY PROTEIN: zinc finger protein 425 (The sequence of the model RefSeq protein was modified relative to this genomic sequence to represent the inferred CDS: substituted 2 bases at 2 genomic stop codons), giving the protein MAEPAPFPVAFDDVALYFLERKWEILEKWQKDIYQQEMKTNYESLDSLGYISSKPDLITWMEQGRMLLIRDQGHLEKTQMTLSLSGDQGTLGAKEEECHLNGLXEQGFCAPLSKEERKILSDQRAALQHPSLQETEILNNKSLDITASNQDKNDPRHKPMGTPDRLEIPPGLRLYSCFVCRKVFQIKRDFVKHRRNHRESQSYQYPKHKNKSRGKAELRWLRAVPCKQPFRRGACEQSSCLRCSLALHQMARPGPWPFQCPECGRAFRSKAALNKHVCSPRGQRRFSCRECGRGFTRQDEPAEHLRVHSGRTPFQGPQGGRGPSRETAARAHQRAHRGEKPVSCDDCERKFTHRSKRTEHVRVHTGEKPFRWSDCQRSFRRKSSLRAHLCRHSERKPFRCPECGRSLCWRNAMKAHQRLHSQEKPFSCGQCGRGFTRPSKLARQRRVHARQTAFPCEQCGRTFPRRSGLTRHLQVHTEEKLFSCAQCGRGFHRRAHLAEHRRLHGGAEPFRXPECSRSFSWKPSLNLHRRQHAGERPFPCGECGKAYAQPSHLAEHARVHSGEKPFGCPECDRGFRLRGNLKSHLLQHSGQKPFSCATCGRSFAQRYRLTEHVRVHSGEKPFRCPECGKSYCLRGSLKAHLHTHSGEKPFGCPECGKTFLQKRSLETHLHRHRGERPFSCAECGRGFTYQGALNTHIAMHAREQPFSLEVTPLRKQ